The DNA window TACAGCAGCAGAGACTTGAGGCGCGGGTCAGGAGGCATGAAGTTCTGGGCCCTTGTCCTGAGATCTTATTGGTTCCAGCTTGGTGACATGAAGCTGAACCCGGCCAAGGGGTGAAGGGCTTTGTTATTCTCTGGCCACTTCAGATGTTGGTTCTCCAGAACGGGCACAAATGGTGTAAATGGTGGCtgtgccctcctctcctgcagttcctcccagccgatggtggagaagaatggatgctctctgatgttcccgcacacaccgaggcgcctcttagaatttttacggaccagtctcttggtcagatgtttcacgtcaggattaagccaagttggaaatttaggcttcgcggtggtgatggctttgatagccatttgcctgacggggccgttgtaaaatggggagcgtcctgctgccatcctggacaccacaatccccaggctccaccagtcaactgcggtgccgtatttttttctaagaagcacctcgggggccatgtaatgcaacgttcccgtcactccacggatcttattggaggcggtgacgccatcttgggccaatcccaggtcgatgatacggacgtggccatctgcatccaacattatattctccggctttagatctctgcaaagaaatAAGACGAGAGAATGACAAATCCGCCCAGTGATCCAGGAGACGGGGGATGGGTCATTTCACCACCAAGCAGAATAGCCATTCAGgagtgtaggaaagctgggtgcactgtttccagcatgtaaaggagaatgaaagaagggggaagttctgcttaccggtggacgatgttgtgtccatggaggaactggaggccacatatcatctctgctgtgtagaatctgatggggagaacagagcggagtctcaatgtcatgaaatcttcctctatcaattccctaatatcatgttatgatggagtgtgtgcggtctctagcagagaggaggcgctgattatggcagcctgtattctgcattctctgtattatccttcatctgacctcccccctcatcttttcttctttccacccccctaagtctcctgattatttactcgccttacgttgccgatgttcaagcagccgcacatcctgatcaaagcctccaggctgccaccggacagatactccgtgataaaaaatgcccgctcctcagattgatgtgcggcatagaggtggcataggaacgggcagtgtctggccgctaggagtatccgccgctctctcataatttcgtccgtattgtcccgtttggtgatcatttttacggccatgtaggtgtttcggccggggactgatgccaggaccacctgaggaaaacaaatggagattcctcatgagaagaagaaggaacaggggtggacagagaggtgggtcagtcgggtagtgcccaggactctacagcagaacaaagctgagctcccagcataatgcagtgtctgctgttgggtcctgtatggagaggtcttcacgccttacccacatttgacataattatcttagttggtgggggtagtatggagcaggatcatacgctataatagcgaccgtggcatctaaacagttaaatagaggtaagctcccgctgtcacccCATCACCCCTACCCGCAGCGCGATCACAGTGTgtagatagttgtcatggcagccagggggcctaatggaGACCCCAAGGTCTGCCAACTTGGTCCTCCTACTAAGCTTAATAGGGGGAGGCTAAAAGAACAATTCAAGcgatacataaatattgcagtcaaaataaataaataaacttttttctgtTTCGTTTTGTTTAGCTcctcgaaaaatggaataaaaagttaaaaagtgattaaaagttttatgtaacccaaaatagtaccaataaacagtacagctcgccccacaaaaaagaagtcctcacaccgccccatcaacaggaaaataaaaaaaattcggggtttcagaatatggagacacaccaaattaatttctttacaaattgtttttattggataaaaagtataaaaaataaaccaatataattttggtatccccgttattgtactgacccgcagaataaaggtaacgtgtcatttttaccacttagttaacaccataaaagccaaattattaaaccaatggaggaattgctgttttttttttttttgctatttcacctaaaaaaaaacagccttttacaatgttcccagtaaatgatatggaacattgaatggagccattaaaaacgacaactcgtgcccccaaaaatcaaaatctctcatatgtcgacagaaaaatactaaaatgaaaaactaaagtaGTGGTTATGGGGGCAGGAATACTTCTGGATGTCCTATTAGGCATCCCATAGGAGAACACTACACCCATCATCCATCTAGCATAACAtggtgacaacagagaacaattgatGGAGATAAAAGGTCAACTTTAGGTTTACCACCctataaaatgaaatatttagatattctactcactttgccaaagctgcccctacccaggacctggtggatggtgaagcggctgatggtaagcctggcataggggctggatgttccagggtcttggctgctcccaggtcttggctcctcatcctccaatcctctgtccttggctcctctcctcttcttcgtcatcttcttgaatccggtgacgctgtcctcctccctcttcctcttctcctcttctcgCTTCTCTTCGTCTTCTCCATGTCCATTGGACGCCATTTTCACCAATATCGTCCTACCTGTAGACTTCAGTCCGATCGCTGCCGTCGACAGTTGAAAGTAAACGGCAGTTGGTCGTGTGCAGGTCACGTGATGTCAGAGGTCATGGAATCCTCAGGTGGCACCTGCCTGGCAGTAACCTGCTCTGCTATGTCTGATGTGGGCATCATGAGTGCCAGTCTAGTGTCCAGAGCtgtgtttcccaaccagggtttcttatggcctggtcaggggtctgcagaacacagtagcaatacatgccactcctacagtagagataaacaacggttatttgctcaggttattggcaaaacccttttcatccacaatatagaatctgggtttatatttaggggtctgtatttatttaggggtctggtctggggtctgtatttatttaggggtctggggtctgtatttatttaggggtctagtctggggtctgtatttatttaggagactggtatgtggtctccattgattaggggtctggtctggggtctgcatttatttaggggcctggtctggggtctgtatttattcaggggtctggtctggggtctgtatttatttaggggtctggtctggggtctgtatttatttaggggtctggtctgggggtctgcatttttttaggggtcttttctggggtctgtatttatttaggggtgtggtctggggactgcatttatttaggggtctagtcttgggtctgtatttaggtgtccggtctggggtctgtatttatttaggggtccgttctggggtctgtatttaggggtttggtctggggtctgtatttatttaggggtctggtcaggggtctgtaattatttagtggtctggtctgtggcctgcattgatttaggggtctggtctggggtctgtatttatttagtagtctagtctgtatttatttagggaagtggtctggggtctgtatttatttaggggtcgggtctggggtctgtagttatttaggggtctggtctggggtctgtatttagttaggggtctatttatttaggggtccagtctgtggtctgtatttatttatgggtctggtctggggtctgtaattatttaggggtctggtctggggtctgtaattatttaggggtctggtcaggggtctgtaattatttagtggtctggtctgtggcctgcattaatttaggggtctggt is part of the Rhinoderma darwinii isolate aRhiDar2 unplaced genomic scaffold, aRhiDar2.hap1 Scaffold_687, whole genome shotgun sequence genome and encodes:
- the LOC142728724 gene encoding protein kinase C delta type-like, which encodes MTLRLRSVLPIRFYTAEMICGLQFLHGHNIVHRDLKPENIMLDADGHVRIIDLGLAQDGVTASNKIRGVTGTLHYMAPEVLLRKKYGTAVDWWSLGIVVSRMAAGRSPFYNGPVRQMAIKAITTAKPKFPTWLNPDVKHLTKRLVRKNSKRRLGVCGNIREHPFFSTIGWEELQERRAQPPFTPFVPVLENQHLKWPENNKALHPLAGFSFMSPSWNQ